The sequence below is a genomic window from Halarchaeum grantii.
CCGGCGGGCGAGCGGCGCCGGCCGGTGACGAAGATGTGGTCGCAGTCGTAGTCGTCGGCGGCGGAGAGCGTCGCGGTCCCGTAGCCGCCGTCGATGACGCGAACGGCGACCTCGTACTCGACGTCCACGCCGTCGAGGGCGTCAGCGACGTAGTCAGCGAGCGCGCCCTCGGCGGCGTCGATGAACTCCGCCTCGTTGTCGTAGGTGACGCCCTCGATGCCGCCGAGCGCCTCGAACTTCTCGGCGTCCGAGCTGAGGTGGCGTTCGGTGGCGAACGTCAGGACGGTGAGCGGCGCGTCCGCGCCGCGTGCGTGTTCTGCTGCCTCGCGGAGGAGGTTCGAGTGTGCTTCCGACTCTTCGACGACGACGAGTCCTCGATGCATAGTCGGGGGTAACGACTCCCATCTGATAAAACCCACTGTCTATAATTAAAAATAATCATTCTCTTATAGTAACACCATGTCCAGTATTGCATAATTTTTATGTGGTGGGATTATCGTTCGTGAGATAGAGCGATGTCAGCAACACTCCCAGCACTCGCAGCGTTACTAATTGGCGTCGCCGTGGTCGTCCTGCTCCTCGTCGTGTGGGACCTCCCGGCGTTCGTCGGCCTCGTCATCTCCGCGCTCGTCGTCGGAGTCGTGAACGCAGCGCTCCTCCCGGACATCGCGTTCGGCTCGATACCCGGGGACGTCGCGACTGCGTTCGGGAACAACATGGCGGGTATCGGTATCCCCATCCTGATGGCCGCCATCATCGGGAAGTCGATGACCGAATCGGGCGCCGCCAACCGCGTCGTCCGGTCGTTCCAGTCCATCGTCTCGGACAAGAACGCCGACTTCGCGCTCTGGGGGAGTAGCACCATCCTCGCGATCCCGGTGTTCTTCGACAACGTCTTCTACCTCATGGCGCCGCTCGCGCGCTCCATGCGGGCCCGCATCGGCGATAACTACGCGCTCTACATCGCCGTCGTCGGTGGCGGTGGCACGGCCGCGCACGCGTTCGTTCCGCCGACGCCCGGCCCGCTCGCCGTCGCCCAGGAACTCGGACAGGGTACCTCGATCCTCGGTACGACCATCGTCATCGGCCTCGCCGTCGCGATCCCGTCCGCGCTCATCGCCGGCGTCGCCTACGGCCGCTTCATCAACACGCGCATCGACATCCCGCTCCGGGAGTCGATGGGCACCACCGCCGAAGACCTCGAAGAGCAGGCGAAGAAGTCCACGGAGAGCCTCCCCGGCTTCTTCGAGTCCCTGCTCCCGATCTTCGTCGCCGTCGCGTTCATCGCCGCCGGCACGTTCGTCACGACGTTCAAGGACATCTACCCGTCGCTCGCGGCCGTCCAGCCGTTCACGAACTTCATCGGTGACGCGAACTTCGCGCTGACCGTCGCCGCGATGGTCGCCGCGCTCACCTACCTGCGCATGGACGACTTCCCGCGTCAGGTCTGGCAGGACGAACTCACCGAAGCACTCCAGAACGGTGGTAACATCGCCGCGATCACCGCCGCTGGTGGCGCGTTCGGTGCGATGCTCGCCGCCTCCGGCATCGGCATGGTCATCGCTGACGCCCTCAGCGGCGTCGGCATCGGCCTGCTCATCACGGCGTGGCTCATCGCCGCCATCGTCCGCATCGCACAGGGGTCCGCGACCGTCGCGATGATCACCACCGGTGGGATCATGGCGCCGCTCGTCCCCGAGCTCACCGTCCACCCGGCCTACCTCGTCATGGCCATCGGCGCGGGCGGTATCACGACCTCGTGGTACAACGACTCCGGCTTCTGGATCGTCAAGGAGATCGGTGGCCTCACGCAGATGGAGACCCTCAAGACGTGGACGGCGGTCACGTCCATCCTCTCGGTCGCCGCGCTCGTCATCGTCCTCATCTACTCGACGATCCTCCCGCTCGCCTGAGCGACGACGAGACAGCCGCGACCTCCGTTCGACCCGTCGGTCGGCGTCGCACGCGCGACGCTTCTTTTTCGTTCCGCCGCTTCCGGATAGAGTCGTTGAGCGGGTTCCACACCCGAGGATCGTTTCTCGACGCTGATTGCCGCATCACAGCGACGCATAGACGGCTCGCGCGTATCGTTCGAGTCGGGGCGGCACGAAATAGGTTCCGGGAGAAGCGGACAGTATGAGGGAGGACTTTACGCGATTATTCCCGTAATACGTCGGTACAGACGGTGCAGTCGTCCGACGATACCGGCAGAAGCGGCTGCTAGTTGCGGGGTGCGCGCTCAGTCGAGCGCGACCGTCTCGCCCGACTCGGCGGACTCGTGGAGCGCCGCGAGGACGCGCATATCGTAGAGGCCGTGCTCGCCGTCCGCGTAGACCGGCTCGTCGGAGAGGACGCGGTCCGCGAAGTAGTCGAACTCCTCCGTCATCTCGTTCACGTCCTCGGCTTCCGCCGACACCGAATATCCCTCGCGGTCGAGTTCGAGGCGACACTCCATGTGGAACGCCGGCGAGAGCGTGAGCTTCCCCTCGGTGCCGGTGATGGTCAACTCCGTGTCGTCGTAGGCGTTCTGCGTCGCCGTGAACGCCGCGTGCACGCCGCCCTCGTAGACCGCCGTCGCCGTCGAGCGCTCGTCCGGGACGTCCGCGAACGCCTCGTCGTAGGACGCCATCTGCGCCTGCACGCGCACCGGGTCCGCGCCGAGGACGAAGCGCGCCGTGTTGATCGGGTAGATGCCGAGGTCCATCATCGACGTCCCGTAGCCGCTCGCGTCCGGGTCGAGGCGCCACTGGTTCGGGTCGTCGATCAGCGAGAGGATGGGCTGGGAGTTGTTCCCGTACACCTGCACGGGCTCGCCGATGGCGCCCGCCTGCACGAGGTCGCGCGCGCGCCGGACCGCCGGTTCGGTGTGCATCCGGTAGGCGACCATCAGCGGGACGTCGCCGCCCTCGGCGGCCTCGACCATCGCCTCGGCCGTCTCGACGCTCTCCGCCATCGGCTTCTCGCAGAGCACCGCCTTGTCGAGGTCGGCCGCCGTCTCGACGTACGCGCGGTGGTAAGCGTTCGGCGTCGCGATGTAGACGGCGTCGTACTGCTCGGCGAGCGCGCCGTCGTGGAAGTCGTCGCCCGACATCGCGTGCGGGACGTCCGCCTCCTCGGCGTAGCGCTCGGCCTTCTCCACGGAGCGACTGATGAGCACCGACACCTCACAGAGGTCCGTCTCGCGGATCGCCGGGATGGCCTCGTCGACCGTCCACCACCCGAGGCCGACGAGGGCGAACCGGACCGTCCCCTCCGTCGTCGTCTGCCAGTCGCGCTCCGCGAACGAATCGAAGACGTCGTCGAACTCCATAGCGATTAATCCGCAGAGCGGACAATAAATATGTGTGGAACGCCCCGCCTCACTCGGCGAGGAGGCGGTCGAGGACGGCGCGCGCGACCGGGTTCTCGTCGTAGGCGTCGGTCACGCGGAGCGTGCAGACGTCGAGGCGCCCGTCGCCGAGCGAGCGCGAGACGACGGCACCGCCGGGGTTCTCGATCCAGCCCTCGACGTAGCCGACCGACACGTCGTCGGCCACTTCGAGGTCGCTGACGTACGCGTACGGGTAGAGGTCCGCGAACGCCCACCCCGGCACCGCGTCGAGTTCCGGGAGGAGGTCCTGAAAGAGGACGCCCGCACAGAGGTTCCAGCTCTCCTCCTCGGGGAGCGCGGTGTACGTCACGTCATCGACGGGCGCCATCCCGCCCTCCTCGTCCGGGAGCACGACGACGTGTCCGCCGTGCTCGACGAACTCGCGGAGCGTCGCGTCGACGGCGGTGACGACCGAGACGTCGGCGTCGCCGGGGACGTCGGCCGTCGCGTAGCCGTGCTCGGCGAGTACGTCGCCGAGTCCGTCGTCCTCGACGAAGACGGAGACGGGCGGCGCGTCGTGGGCGGCGTCGACCGCGACGTCGCGGCTCGCGGTGCGCTCGCCGTCCGTCACCGAGAGCGTGGCCGTCGTGAGCCCCGGGGCGGCGGGCGCCTCAGCCGTGACGGCGTCCGTGAGACGGGTCTGCTCGTGGGCCGGAACGGCGACGTCGACGGTGCCGGTCTCGCCGAACGCCGACCACTCCAGCGTCGCCTCGTAGGGTTCCGCAGTGTCGTTGGCGACGACGACGTCCGCGCTGACGCGCTCGCCCGCCTCGAAGGCGTGTCGCGACGGCGCGAGGTGGAGCATGACGGGGGCGTTGAGGCGCGCGAAGTCGTCGTGGAAGACCTTCTCCTCGCGCTCGTAGTCGAGGATGCCGTTGAACTCCCACTCGATGTCCGTGAGCTCGGTGATGACGTAGCCGGCGACGCCCTCGTGCTCGCGCATGTCGGCGATGATCGGCTCGACGGACTGGAACTCGCGGCGTTGCCACGCTTCGGCGAACGCGTCGAGCGAGTCGAAGACGTCCGCCGCCGGGCTCTCGGCGAAGCGCTCGCGGACGCCCGCGGGGCGCTTCATCCCCGTGAGGAAGTCGTGGTCGAACCAGTGGGGGTCGCCGCCGTCGCGGCCTTCGAGGCGCGAGACGTCGCAGAGCCCCCACGTCCCGAACTCGGAGACGAGGAGGGGGACGTCGGGGTCGGCGCGGACGTCGCCGTAGTTCTCCTCGGGGTGCTCGACGATGTGGTCGAGTTTCTCGCGCCACGCGCCCACGCGGTCGGGCGCGACGAAGTACTCGTGGTAGTCGTTGAGGTCGGTCGCGACGTGCGCCCACCCCGAGTTGTCGCAGACGAGACGCGTCGCGTCGAGTTCGCGCGCGTCCGCGTAGAACGCCTCGAGGTAGTCCTGCTTCTCCGTGTCCGTCCAGAGCGGCTCCTCGTCGTCGTCGTGGCCGATGCCCCACTCCTCGTTGTAGAGGCTCCACGCGATGACGCTGGGGCGGTTGTAGTCGCGGGCGACCATCGCCTCGAACTGCTCGCGAACCTCGCGCTTCGAGCGCTCGGAGTAGACGGCGGGGTTCGCGGGTTCCTCCCAGACGAGGATGCCGAGGCGGTCGGCGAGGTCGAGGAACGCCGGATGGGCGGGCTTGATGTGCTTGCGCAGGAGGTTGAACCCGAGTTCCTTCGCCGTCCGGATCTCGCGCTCGAACGTCTCGAGGTCGGCGGGCCGGTAGTAGGTGTCCGGGTAGAACGCCTGGTCGAGCGCGCCGCGCATCGTGAACGGCTCGCCGTTGAGGTAGAGCTCACCGTCCTCGCGGGAGACACTGCGCATCCCGAAGGTGTCCGTGTGCTCGTCCAGCGTCTCGCCGCCCGCCGCGAGGCGGACCTCGACGTCGTAGAGCGCCGGGTCGTCGGGCGTCCAGTAGTCGGCGTCCGGGATGGCGAGGTCGAGCGACGCCGTCTCGCCGTCGAGCGCGGCCGACTCGCTCGCGACGGGGGCGCCGGCGTCGTCGACGACGGTGACGTGAACGTCGGTCGGGCTGTCGTCGGACGCGGTGACGGCCACGCGGGCGGTGTCGTCCTCGAGGTCGGGGGTGACGCGGGCGGCCGCGACGCGCGTCTCGGGGACGGTGACGAGGTCGACGGCCTGCCACGGGCCGCTGACGCGCGTGTACCACGGGTCGCCCTGCTTGCCGTGCGGGATCTCCGAGATGTCCTCGGGGTCGCGGACGCGGAGGACGATAGTGTTCTCGCCGGCGGTCAGCGCGTCGGTCACGTCGAGGCCGAAGGGGAGATACCCGCCGGTGTGGTCGCCGACGCGCTCGCCGTTCACCCACACGGTCGCCTCGTAGTCCACGGCGCCGAAGCGGGCGAAGACCCGCTCGTCGCCCGCCGCGAGCGCGTCGGCGTCGAACGTCCGGCGATACCAGCCGACGCCGGTGTACTCGCGGAGGTCCGGTTCCTCCTGCCACGAGTGGGGGACGGAGACGTCGCGGGCGTCCGGCCACGCGGCGTCGGGTTCGTAGAACGCCTCGTCGAGCCCCGCGTCGTCGGGGTCCGTGATGAACGCCCAGCGACCCGAGAGCGTGCGCGTCGCGTCGCGAGCGTGTAGCGCCTCGTTCATTATCAATGGTGTAACTACCGGCGATCCTATTCTATCTTTCGGAGGGCACGAGGGCGGAGGGGCGGGTCCGGCTCAGAGGTCCGCGTGGATGTGGTCGGCGGCCTTGAGCGAGAGCGCCCCGATAGTGACCGTGGGGTTCATCGCGCCGCCCGTCGGGAAGACGCTGCTGGAGGCGATGGAGAGGTTCGAGAGGTCGTGGGTGCGCAAGCGCTCGTCCACCACGCTCTCGCTCGGGTCGGTGCCCATCCGCGTCGTCCCCATCGGGTGGCTCCCCGCCCACGGCTGCGTGGGGTTCGCGGCGTACGTCACCGTCACGCCGAGCTCGTCCATGATGTCGCGCTGGACGTCGAGGGCCTTGCGCGCGGTCTCCACGGCGTGCTCGCCGATCTTCCACGAGACGTCCGGGACCGGGTTCCCGTGGTCGTCCGTCTTCGAGGTGTCGAGCGTCACTCTGCTGTCCTCGCGCGGGAGCTGCTCGACGAGCGCCTCGGTGCCGACGTAGCCGCCGACGCGCGTCGCGAGCGTCGACGCCAACTCGTCGCCCCACGACCCGTCTGAGAGCGCGGCACCGACCGTCGTCGGCCCCGCGTAGTTCAACAGGCCGACGAAGAAGCTCCCCGGCGTCGGCTCCTCGTGGTCGTAGAACTGGTGGGTGACCGACGTGGTGAAGCCGACGCGGTGTTGCTTCGTCGGCTGGTCGAGGCGGCCGCCCATGCCGACGAGCGCGTGCTCCATGAAGTAGCGCCCGACCGCGTCGGAGGTGTTCGCGAGCCCGTTCGGATACTGCTCGGACTCGGAGAGGAGGAGGAGACGCGGCGTCTCGACGGCGCCGCAGGCGATGACGAACTGGCGGGCCTCCTGTCGGTGCTCCGTCCCGTCCGGCGTCGCGTAGACGGCGGCCTCGACCGTCTCGCCCGCGTCGTCGTGCTCGAGGCGCTGCACGGGCACCCGGTCGAGGACGCGCGCGCCCTCCGACTCGGCCTTCCGGATGTGGACGTCGCCGCTGTACTTCGCGCCGGACGGACAGACCGGCATGCACGTCCCGTAGCCGACACAGCCGCTCCGGCCGTCGTAGGACTCGTGGTTGCGGGCCTGTGGCACGGAGTGGAGCGTGATGTCGAGTTCGTCGCAGGCCTCCTCGAACAGCGTGTCCGAGTAGCTCGGCGGGAAGGCGTCCATCGGGAACGCCTCTTCACGCGGCGGCGCGAAGGGGTTGTCCGTGCCGCCGGAGACGCCCATCTCGGCCTCCACGTCCGCGTAGTAGGGGCGGACGTCCTCGTAGTCGAGCGGCCAGTCGACGCCCAGTCCGTAGCGGGAGTCCATCTCGAAGTCCTTCGGGTGGAGGCGCGGCGTGTAGCCGATCCAGTGCAGCGTCGTGCCGCCGACGCCCTTGACGCGCGTGTCGTTGAGCGGGTAGGAGACGCTCCCCGAGGACGTGAACGCGTCGCGCGCGCCGCCCATGTCCCAGACGTCGCTGCGGTCGTGGGCGGGGCGAAGCGAGCGCTCCATCCGACGGATGCGACTCTGGAGGTCGAATCGGGGGCCGGCCTCGAGGACGACGACGTCGTGGCCGCGCTTCGCGAGCGAGTGCGAGAGGAGACCGCCGGCCGGCCCGGCACCGACGACGCAGACGTCGGCGCGCTCGGAGGGCGAGCGGTCGATGGAAGGGGTGTCGTTCGCACTCATAGGCTCGGCTCCTGCTGGTAGGCGCCGAGGCCGCCCGGGTAGCCGGCCGGGTTCTCGGTGCCGGCGATCGCGCCGCCCTTCGGCGAGGAGAACAGCGCGTAGAGGAGGTCGTTGACGAGGTAGTACCGGACGCGCTGGCGGTCGTTCCCGTCGGGGTCGGGGTCGGCGTGTCGCTGGCCGAGCGCGCGCAGGACGTCGTCGCGTTCCTCGACGGAGAGGTGGCGGAACGCGGCACCGGCCTCCGCCTCCGCGCGCGAGTCGAGGACGGCGACGGCGTCCACCACCTGCGAGCGGTGCGCGTCGTCGTCCTCGAAGCGACCAGTGGCGTACGTCTCGACGAACTCGGCGGTGCCCTCGACCGAGGAGGGGTAGAGGACGTCGGCGAGCGAGACGAGCGTGCCGATCGGTTCGTCGGGCGTCGGTTCCCCGCCCCCGTCAGGGGGACGGTCGTCGGAGACGGTGTAGACGGCGGCGCCCCCGACACCGATTCCGGCGGCCGCGAGGGCAGCGATGGCGTCGCGACGCGATAACTCCATGATTATTCATACGGTTAGAGGAACTTAACGTCTCCGTCGCCCCGCCAGTGCGAGGATTCCCGGAATGTGTCACCGTAACAATGGAGAACAATTATGTACTATCCGACGAAGGATATAGTGGAAACCATGAGCGAAGTCGGATTTAACCACGTCAAGAAGATGTACGACGGCGACATCGTCGCCGTCGAGGACTTCAGCCTCGACATCGAGGACGGCGAGTTCGTCACGATCGTCGGCCCGTCCGGGTCCGGGAAGTCCACGCTCCTCCGAATGCTCGCGGGACTCGAGGACATCACCGGCGGCGAGATCACCATCGGTGACCGCGTCGTGAACGACATCGCCGCACAGGACCGGAACGTCGCGATGGTGTTCCAGAACTACGCGCTCTACCCGCACATGACCGTGCGGAAGAACATGTCGTACGGGCTGAAGCTTACGTCCGACCTCGACGACGAGGAGATCACCAAGCGCGTCGAGGACGCCGCCGAGATGATGGGGATCGAGGACCAGCTCGAGAAGAAGCCGGCCTCCCTCTCCGGCGGCCAACAGCAGCGCGTCGCGACCGGCCGCGCCATCGTCCGTGACCCCGACGTCTTCCTCATGGACGAGCCGCTCAGCAACCTCGACGCGAAGCTGCGCGCGCACATGCGCATCGAGCTCCAGCGCATCCAGGACGACCTCGAGACGACGACGGTCTACGTCACGCACGACCAGGAGGAAGCGCTCACGATGAGCGACCGCGTCGTCATCCTCGACCAGGGCGAACTCCAGCAGGTCGGCACGCCCGCAGAGGTGTTCGACGAGCCCGCGAACCTCTTCGTCGCCGACTTCATCGGCTCGCCGTCGATGAACTTCTTCGACGTCGAACTCGTCGGGAACCGCCTCGAGGGCGAGGCGTTCTCCTACGAGGTGTCCTCGGGTGTCGCCGAGCGCATCGAGGAGCGGCGCACCGACGACGAACTCGTCCTCGGCATCCGCCCCGAGCACATCCACTTCGCGGAGCCCGATTCCGTCAACGCCATCGGCGCGATGCTCGACGTCCACGAACCCGTCGGCGACGACAACTACTTCTACCTCCGAGCGGGCGACACCGAGTTCACCATGCGCATCATGGGCGACCACGCACACGACGAGGGCGACGAACTCACCGTCTCCTTCGACGAGGAGAAGATGCACGTCTTCGACAAGGCGAGCGGCGAGAACATCATGACGGACACGGGGACGCCCGTCTCCACGAGGTCCAGCGAGCAAGTGACACAGCAGACGTAACGTATCGCGACGGCCTCGCTCTTTCTTCCGTCCCGTCTCAGTTTCGCCGTGATTCCGCGTACGGCGAGGACGCGTCCTCGGGCTGCTCGGTCACCGGCCCCAGTAGCACCTCGAGGTGGAACGAAAAGGCGATGCCGGCGAAGACGAGGGCGAACGCGACCGTCAGCAGGCCCGTGACGATCGCGACGAGGAGCGTCCCCATCGCCACCATCACCGCCGAGATGGCGTTCTGCCCCGTCCAGCGGACGGCCGACCTGAGCTCGGGTTCAAGGTCGCCGCCGTTCGCGAGCCCAACGAACGTCGGGACGAGGAGGAGCCACGCGTACGCGGCGACGTAGGTCGTGACGACGGCGAGTGCGAGCGTCAGCGCCGAGCGCGACGCCACGTACTGCCGGGCGTAGAGGACCGAGATGCCGAGGAAGACGGCGGGGACCCCGGTCAGCAGGACGGCAGAGAGGCCGTGGCGCCGGAGCGTCGCGCGAACGTGCGAACGGTCGATACTGTACCCCTCCCTGAGCGACTGGATCGCGGCGTACGCGGCGAGCGTCGCCGGTCCGAGCGTGACGACCGGGAGGGAGCAGAGGAACCAGAGCAGGCTCACGAGGATGAGTCGCGGGCCGTTTTCGTAGAAGAACCCCACCGCGTCGAAGAAGGACCGGTAGACCGTCTTCGTGTCGACTGATCTCATTACGCTAGCTGTACGGGCGCGCCAGTAAGTAGGTTACCCTCGTGAACGACGCCGGTCGGCGTCGCGCCGGGGTGACGAGGGCGTTACGTCACGCCCTGCATCTCCACGGCGGACATCAGCTGCTCCTGTAGGAGGAGGAACAGGATGAACAGCGGCCCCGACGCGATGACGGCGGACGCCATCGTGACGGACGGCTGGTAGGTGAAGTTGTCCCGGAGGACGACGATCCCGATCGGGAGGGTGTACATCGCCTGATCCTGGAGCACGATGAGCGGCCAGAGGAACTGGTTCCAGCTCCAGACGAACATGAACAGCGCGAGCGCGGAGAGGATCGACCGCGAGAGCGGGAGGATCATCCGCGTGTAGATCCGCCAGTTCGAGAAGCCATCGAGCTGGGCGGCCTCCTGAATCTCGTAGGGGATCTCCCGGAAGAACTGCGCCAGGAGGAAGACGCCGAGCGGCCCGGCCGCGAACGGCAGGATGACCGCGAGGTAGTTGCTGAGCAGCCCGAGGTCAGAGATGAGGATGTACAGCGGGATGATGTTCACGAAGCCCGGAACCATGAAGCTCGCGATGATGAGCCCGAGCACGTAGCGCTGGCCCGGCCAGTCGAGGCGGGTCAGCGCGAACGCGATCATCGAGTCGACGATCAACACGAGCAGCGTCGTGGTCGACGCGATGAGCAGCGTGTTGAACGCCCAGCCGATGATGAGCGAATCGGCGAGTAGGCCCGCGTACGCGTGCAGCGAGACCGGGTCCGGGATCCAGTTCATCCCCGCCGCGATGGCGCCCTCCGGCGTCTTGAGCGACGTCGAGATCATGTACATGTACGGCATGAGGAACAGCAGCGCCGCACCGTACATGACGGCGTGTACGAGCACACTCCGCGCGGAGACTTCTCCGGGGAGGAGCGATTCGAGACGGGTGGTGGTTGCGTTACTCATTGTCGCCTCCGATGAGGTAGTAGTTCAGGATGGACACGACGACGAGGATCGCCGTCAGGACGTAGCCGATGGTCGCGGCGTAGCCGAAGTTCTGCTGGTTGAACGCAGCCTCGTAGAGGTACATCACCAGCGTCGTGGTCGACTGCCCCGGGCCGCCGGACGTCATGACGTACGGCTGGCCGTACACCTGGAACGCCCAGATGAGGTTGATGACGACGACGAAGAAGATCGCGTGACGCATCTGCGGGACGGTGACGTCCCGGAACATGCGCCACGTCCCCGCGCCGTCGAGTTTCGCGGCCTCGTAGAGGTACTCCGGCACGCTCTGGCGGGCGGCGAGCAGGATGACGAAACTGAACCCGACGAGCCACCAGACCGTCGTGATCGCGATGGACGGCATCGCGAAGACGTACGACTGGAGCCACTGCGGCGGGTTGGACATGACGAGTCCGAGGTAGTAGTTGATGACGCCGTACTGTGTCGAGTAGAGGTTCGTCCAGACGACGGCCGCGACGGACACCGTCAGGATGTACGGGCTGAAGAAAATCGCCCGGAGCACGCCCCGTCCCCGGATGTCCCTATTGACGCCGAGGGCGAGGCCGAGGCCGACGATGACGATCGACGGAACGGTGAGCAGCGAGAAGTACAGCGTGTTCCCGAGCGCGTTCCAGAACTGCGGGTCGCCGAGCAGGTGGGTGTAGTTCCCGATCCCGATGAACTCGGAGCGCGAGGGGAAGAACGCGTTCCACTCGAAGAGGCTCATGTAGCCGCCCATCAGGAGCGGGTAGAGCAGGAACACCCCGAAGAGGACGAGGTACGGGAGCGAGAAGAGAATCCCCTCGACGAGCTCCTTGCGCGAGCGACTGACGTTCGAGAGAACCCCCTCACCTCCTTTGAAACGGTCGATAGCTGACATAGTGAAATCGTGAGAGAGTGGTTACTGGATGGTGGACGTCCAGTTATCGACGCCGTTCTGGATGGCTTGGTCCACCGAGATGTTCTGCGAGTACGCGTCGGTGATCCACGTCCAGTTGCTGGTGTCGTAGAGGTTCGCACTCTCGGGCTGCGGCCAGTAGGCGAGTTGGCCGTCCTCCGCCATCTCCTTGAACGGCTTCAGCGTCTTGTTCCAGATGTCGGATTCCGGGAGGGCGTCCCCGTTCAGGATGGGGCTGTAGGCCGGGAGGTGGCCCGCTTCCGAGCCCCACGAGGGGTTCTCCTGGGTGATCCACTCCGCGGCGGCGACGGAGGTCTCGATCCGCTCTTGACTGGCGTTGGACTTCTGCGGGACGATGATGGTGTGACTGTCCGCGGTGGTGCGCAGTTGGTCGGCGTCGGGGAAGACGCGCGGCTTGTCGAAGCCCCACTCGAAGTCCTGTTCGCGCATGACGTTCACGTACCACGTTCCGTTGACCGTCATCGCGACGGAGCCGTTCCGGAAGCTCTGCGCGACGCGGTCGGCCGAGATGTCGGGGGTGTCCCAGTTGCGCTCGCCGGAGACGCTCGCGAGGAAGTCGAGGGAGTTGGTCCCGGCTTCGTCGCCGAAGACCGCCTCCGTCATGTCGTCGTTGAACATCTGTCCGCCGTACTGGTTGAGACCCATGAACCACTGACGGAACCCACCGCCACCGCCCCAGTACGGGTCGGGGCTGAACGGCTTCGCGTCCGTGTTCTCGAGGATGGCGTTACAGGCCTCCTCGAACTGCTGGAAGTTCTCGATCGGCGGCTCGACGCCGGCTTCGTTGAGGATGTCGACGTTGTAGTAGAGGCCGACCGGGTGGGAGTCCATCGGCACCGCGTACGTG
It includes:
- a CDS encoding universal stress protein, producing the protein MHRGLVVVEESEAHSNLLREAAEHARGADAPLTVLTFATERHLSSDAEKFEALGGIEGVTYDNEAEFIDAAEGALADYVADALDGVDVEYEVAVRVIDGGYGTATLSAADDYDCDHIFVTGRRRSPAGKALFGDWIQRILLDFDGYVTVHTESEE
- a CDS encoding GntP family permease encodes the protein MSATLPALAALLIGVAVVVLLLVVWDLPAFVGLVISALVVGVVNAALLPDIAFGSIPGDVATAFGNNMAGIGIPILMAAIIGKSMTESGAANRVVRSFQSIVSDKNADFALWGSSTILAIPVFFDNVFYLMAPLARSMRARIGDNYALYIAVVGGGGTAAHAFVPPTPGPLAVAQELGQGTSILGTTIVIGLAVAIPSALIAGVAYGRFINTRIDIPLRESMGTTAEDLEEQAKKSTESLPGFFESLLPIFVAVAFIAAGTFVTTFKDIYPSLAAVQPFTNFIGDANFALTVAAMVAALTYLRMDDFPRQVWQDELTEALQNGGNIAAITAAGGAFGAMLAASGIGMVIADALSGVGIGLLITAWLIAAIVRIAQGSATVAMITTGGIMAPLVPELTVHPAYLVMAIGAGGITTSWYNDSGFWIVKEIGGLTQMETLKTWTAVTSILSVAALVIVLIYSTILPLA
- the gfo6 gene encoding D-xylose 1-dehydrogenase Gfo6, with the translated sequence MEFDDVFDSFAERDWQTTTEGTVRFALVGLGWWTVDEAIPAIRETDLCEVSVLISRSVEKAERYAEEADVPHAMSGDDFHDGALAEQYDAVYIATPNAYHRAYVETAADLDKAVLCEKPMAESVETAEAMVEAAEGGDVPLMVAYRMHTEPAVRRARDLVQAGAIGEPVQVYGNNSQPILSLIDDPNQWRLDPDASGYGTSMMDLGIYPINTARFVLGADPVRVQAQMASYDEAFADVPDERSTATAVYEGGVHAAFTATQNAYDDTELTITGTEGKLTLSPAFHMECRLELDREGYSVSAEAEDVNEMTEEFDYFADRVLSDEPVYADGEHGLYDMRVLAALHESAESGETVALD
- a CDS encoding glycoside hydrolase family 2 protein, encoding MNEALHARDATRTLSGRWAFITDPDDAGLDEAFYEPDAAWPDARDVSVPHSWQEEPDLREYTGVGWYRRTFDADALAAGDERVFARFGAVDYEATVWVNGERVGDHTGGYLPFGLDVTDALTAGENTIVLRVRDPEDISEIPHGKQGDPWYTRVSGPWQAVDLVTVPETRVAAARVTPDLEDDTARVAVTASDDSPTDVHVTVVDDAGAPVASESAALDGETASLDLAIPDADYWTPDDPALYDVEVRLAAGGETLDEHTDTFGMRSVSREDGELYLNGEPFTMRGALDQAFYPDTYYRPADLETFEREIRTAKELGFNLLRKHIKPAHPAFLDLADRLGILVWEEPANPAVYSERSKREVREQFEAMVARDYNRPSVIAWSLYNEEWGIGHDDDEEPLWTDTEKQDYLEAFYADARELDATRLVCDNSGWAHVATDLNDYHEYFVAPDRVGAWREKLDHIVEHPEENYGDVRADPDVPLLVSEFGTWGLCDVSRLEGRDGGDPHWFDHDFLTGMKRPAGVRERFAESPAADVFDSLDAFAEAWQRREFQSVEPIIADMREHEGVAGYVITELTDIEWEFNGILDYEREEKVFHDDFARLNAPVMLHLAPSRHAFEAGERVSADVVVANDTAEPYEATLEWSAFGETGTVDVAVPAHEQTRLTDAVTAEAPAAPGLTTATLSVTDGERTASRDVAVDAAHDAPPVSVFVEDDGLGDVLAEHGYATADVPGDADVSVVTAVDATLREFVEHGGHVVVLPDEEGGMAPVDDVTYTALPEEESWNLCAGVLFQDLLPELDAVPGWAFADLYPYAYVSDLEVADDVSVGYVEGWIENPGGAVVSRSLGDGRLDVCTLRVTDAYDENPVARAVLDRLLAE
- a CDS encoding GMC family oxidoreductase produces the protein MSANDTPSIDRSPSERADVCVVGAGPAGGLLSHSLAKRGHDVVVLEAGPRFDLQSRIRRMERSLRPAHDRSDVWDMGGARDAFTSSGSVSYPLNDTRVKGVGGTTLHWIGYTPRLHPKDFEMDSRYGLGVDWPLDYEDVRPYYADVEAEMGVSGGTDNPFAPPREEAFPMDAFPPSYSDTLFEEACDELDITLHSVPQARNHESYDGRSGCVGYGTCMPVCPSGAKYSGDVHIRKAESEGARVLDRVPVQRLEHDDAGETVEAAVYATPDGTEHRQEARQFVIACGAVETPRLLLLSESEQYPNGLANTSDAVGRYFMEHALVGMGGRLDQPTKQHRVGFTTSVTHQFYDHEEPTPGSFFVGLLNYAGPTTVGAALSDGSWGDELASTLATRVGGYVGTEALVEQLPREDSRVTLDTSKTDDHGNPVPDVSWKIGEHAVETARKALDVQRDIMDELGVTVTYAANPTQPWAGSHPMGTTRMGTDPSESVVDERLRTHDLSNLSIASSSVFPTGGAMNPTVTIGALSLKAADHIHADL
- a CDS encoding gluconate 2-dehydrogenase subunit 3 family protein, whose protein sequence is MELSRRDAIAALAAAGIGVGGAAVYTVSDDRPPDGGGEPTPDEPIGTLVSLADVLYPSSVEGTAEFVETYATGRFEDDDAHRSQVVDAVAVLDSRAEAEAGAAFRHLSVEERDDVLRALGQRHADPDPDGNDRQRVRYYLVNDLLYALFSSPKGGAIAGTENPAGYPGGLGAYQQEPSL